The genomic region TGAAGGCCCAGGTGGCGAAGGTAGGACCCGCTGCAGACGGCGGCCCTCTGGCGGCGTCAGAGCAGATGTTGTTGGGTCGTTGGGTTCTGATCGGGTTTTCTGTCCCAGCTGGAAACCAGTTTGGGTGACGCgaagaagcagctgcaggatgAGATGCTGCGCAGGGTGGATGGAGAGAACCGGATCCAGACGCTGAAGGAGGAGCTGGACTTTCAGAAGAACCTTTACTCTGAGGTACAACTTCCTCCCGGATGTCCCGGTCAcacactaatatttatttatttaaatttctaaatgaaaaatatcacttcattactttccattattttttatttttatattttattcattcatttttaattaatgtctctattttttcatttataataaCTATGTTATCCATAATTTGGCTATATATTTATTATACGtttggtttatttctttataaatgcattcattttaaaattttaataattatacatatatttttaactaaatttattattttatttttttacattttactcgtttatttttaattaatcttttatttgtttatttagttttaaaattttacaataatgatattatttatctttttaaaatgtccattcatttgtttttcttgatatgattaatttatataataataataataataataataataataataataataataataacaattattattattattattattttaacttttaaatatttccatttttattttattcatttcgtTTTTACTTGTTAGTAGCTCATAGTAATAGTAGttactagattttatttattgaagtttaTATTTGTATAGAAGTAtttatgtgtgtatttttatactCATTCATGTTCAgagatggtttttattttccaggagCTGCGGGAGACGAAGCGTCGCCACGAGTCCCGCGTGGTGGAGCTGGATAACGGCCGCCAGCAGGAGTTCGAGAGCAAACTGGCCGAAGCGCTGGCAGAAATGCGCAGCCAGCATGAGCTGCAGATTAAACTGTACAAGGAGGAGATAGAGAAGACCTACAATGCCAAGGTTGGTCCAAACCTGCAGGATAACGGCTAAACAAGACCGGAACCAAAGTGTtgcaatggcctagtcaaaggccaGACCAGACCTGCTGTTGGAAATAATCTCTGCACCTGAAACACCAGAAGACAACATGAATTATGATTACATTCTGATGCATAAAACCTTAAAGCTGAACTAGAGTTCAGTGTAACGCAGGGAGGAGACAAAGTTTATGGAGATAAATTAATGCCATGAAGTTTGTCCAAAAGAGAATTAGTttgaaactggaagaaaaaatgtgaacagaaaaattatttgaaactaaaaataattttaactaaaaaaaaaaatcaaaaaatttaaaataaacaacaaaaaaaacatggaactgaaaaaacacattaaaaagtaGTCCagattcatttttcagttttaaatctaaatttattttgtgtcaaaatatttttcagttgaatttttttttttccagtttcttttttaaaataaactttatgtcCCTGCTTTAGCTCCATAGAAGGTTTTTTTGGCTGAATGAAGCCAGACGTGGCGTTTCTGACGgatcctccatcttgtttccaccGGCAGCTGGAGAGCGCCCGTCAGTCCGCGGACAGGAGCAGCCACCTGGTCGGCGCCGCCCAcgaggagctgcagcagaccCGGATCCGCCTGGAGTCCACGTCCGCCCAGCTCAGCCAGCTGCAGAAACAGGTCCGTTCCAACAGGGCCGGAGCAAGCCTTCTGGGGGCCTGGGCAGAGTTTCACTCGGGGTTCCCCTCCATACCAACACCACATGCTTCATCGTGCTGCTTTATGCATGCAACATACCTACAGTAATTGGTGTTGTTCATGATTAGCTTACCCTGCACGAACAACAtaataccaagtatttttgaatacAGTGGAACTATTGCTTTTTCATCCtgttaaggaattactgacttaaaacaagctcctaaatcTGGCTAAATAGTTGcttataaatcagttttattttatttctagagCACTAAGATATTTAAACTAGACAACAACATcaggtaagattttatgttttttgcagCATACGTCATACTTCTGTTACTTCtggttgttattttatttttacaggcgTAGCAAACCAGCAAAGATGCTCTAAttaattagcattttgaaaTTCAGAGTAGTAAATAAGTACGACGTGTTAATTCAACTATGTGAAAGTCACATCTTCAGACAAACACTGGATTTACAGAGAAGAAGTTGACAAGTTtgctgtcttttgtttttaaaatttagaacAAAAAGTGTAGGCAGTGCAATCACTGCAAAatgctcttgggggccccctaGTGGGGTTTGGCTCCATCAGTCTGAATCTGAATCTGTGGTGCAGCTGGCGGCCCGCGAGGCGAAGCTGAGGGAACTGGAGGAcgccctgtcgcgggagcgggACACGACCCGCCGGCTGCTGGGGGAGAAGGACCGGGAGATGGCGGAGATGAGGCAGCgcatgcagcagcagctggacgaGTACCAGGAGCTGCTGGACGTGAAGCTGGCTCTGGACATGGAGATCTGCGCCTacaggaagctgctggagggagaggaggagaggtaGCTTCAGCCGCATCAGAAGGAATCTGAATCTGTGCTGCAGCTGGCGAGGCGAAGCTGAGGGAGCTGAAGCCGCATAACATCCCCTCATTTCATCAGTTCACACTTTAGAGACGCTGTCAGTGTTCAGCCATTCATTCCTGGGTTTTAGGCTCACAATTAGATTCAGAAACAATGTTTCATTCAGGGGCCAAGTTTTCTGTTCAGTCTGGAGATTCTGTTAAATTATGTGACTGATGAGGAAAAGACATTAgtataaagacatttatttaaacagattcATACTACATCAAATTCCACCAGTTTGAATTTAAAGGTgcagtttttatgtattttccaggcacatatggccattttatagcacaatcaagtaactatattaccttcagttgttatagaaatgctatacttatatataaaatttgacttaaaagaaatcttacTTCCTGATTGGGTCTCggtctctttaaaagctcctgctcttcctgaagctccgcctccaggaagtcatcccaacatggctcctctattaaccctttaaggTTTTGATCAGCGTTACTCTGATGGTGTGAGCATAAAATTCTGCAAATTAAATTACCTGTGTCATGTTGGGTTGGCTGCCTGGCATttccttaagaaaaaaataccaacgaatgattcaaaatataattttatgaaaaattaagCTGAATAAAATCGATTTTTGAGCATTTCGAATCGATCGAGTTTCCAGGACTACGGATTTGATTTTTTCTGTTCCTCTGATGAACGTTCGTCCCTGCAGGCTGCGTCTGTCCCCCAGCCCTCCTCCCACCAGAGTGACAGGAAGTCGCTCCTCCACCTCCGCGGCCCACTCCCGCTCGCTCCACGGCAGCGCTCGCAGCTCCCCGGCGAAGAGGCGGCGCCACAACGACACCGACAGCGAGGCGTCCAGCTTCGCCGGCAGCGCCGTGGCGCGCACCCGCATCACCCAGCAGGCCTCGGCCAGCGGGCGGGTCACCGTGGACGAGGTGGACCTGGACGGGAAGTACGTCCGACTCAGCAACAAGGCGGATGAGGTGAGAGTGGAAACCAGCTGACGGTGTTCCTCAGGGATCCATCCTGGCCTCCCTCTTCTTTATCGTCAAcagtcttgattttttttactgatggTGCTGTGATGTGAACACAAACAGATATTTATCAGGGTCTGAATCAGCTGGATGCTTTTTAAGTTTTTGGTTAACTGGTTCTTAACATTAATGCCAACATCCAGACTGAAAAGATCTGAGCTGAAATGTTAGcagatttaagaaaaacagcaacacagtGAGGACACAACAGCCAATCTGTTCCCAGGGTCttgctttttaaacaaacaaaggaaaaaaactgttacTGAGAAATTCAAGATGGCGGCCATTTACAAGATGGAGAATATATGGTTGCACTAAAATCGGCAGCTAAACAAAAACTTATGTTCACTGAACACTAATCCACTAAACAAGTATATCATCTCCGCTAATGCTAAAATggtaaacacataaaaatgagcagaagctaatgctaaccatgcAGACGTCTGTCTGTCTCATCTTCACCTCCTTCCAGCTGACGACTGGTGTGAAACTCGCTAACAGCAAAGTCCTCAGTTTCtgattctgctgctgtttgaatCTGATGaccaaagtaaaaacaaataatgtgaCATAAAGTTCATCCAAGTCAGGAAAATGGGGAACAATTAATGGCAATAACTGATTTAAAAGGCCTAAAaatggcagccatcttgaaaatgatagaagcttgtttttattgactcaaacacatttttatgaacaAAGCTGTTCCTTTTAGTCTCTGTGTTTGATTATGCTGCCCCCTATTGGTGGAAGTAGCTTGCAAACCTGTTGAAACTGATGCATTGAAAGGCTGCTCCTCCCTGAGTCctccttcatgttttctgtcCCATCTGTTTGTCCGTCCTGCAGGACCAGAATCTGGGGAACTGGCAGCTGAAGCGGCAGATCGGATCAAACTCTCCGATCATCTTCAAGTTCCCGGCTAAGTTCACCCTGAAGGCCGGTCAGAGAGTCACGGTAGGCATCTTCTTTATGCTCCACACCAACCAGCCAATCAGCTCTCTGTTCTAACCGTCTGCCATGTTGGCTGGGATCAGATCTGGGCCTCTAGCTCTGGGGGAGTCCACAACCCTCCTTCAGACCTGCTGTGGAAGACCCAGAGCTCCTGGGGAACCGGAGACCAGTTCCAGACCACCCTGATCAGCGCCAACGGAGAGGTAGTGGAAATTAGCAGCTGCTGGGTTTAAAGCTGCAAAGTTCATGTAAGttcatgaaaaatgtgttttcctaCCAGGAGATGGCCATGAGGAAGGTAACCCGCACTCAGtttgaagatgaagatgaagacatGGTGAGAGGAACAGCTCAAACTTTTACGATATTTCCTATCTGTTAGACCAGTAAACTCAGTTTGATTGGGCCAAATCTTCATcacctgctccacctccagctgctgtggttctgagtcaaaccaacctgttcccctcctggcctgtgggggcgctgcaccaagaaccactgaaggaaacgacacaaaaacctctgaagacactgagagcaacttccttcttcaccagatggaaacaagatggaggcgtcagattttagtgttggaggatttctctttagtctttggctaaagaccaggagccatttctgctgctggcACTAAGCTAGCAtgcttgttttggttgtatttacccagaatgccctgtgctgtagtccacttcctgcttgtAGAGCGGTCTCAggtccacttggcgttcacatatgcattcaaaccgacCCAGAGTTCAGTTCTGCATTCACAAGAGCCATGATCAGACCCCTtgaatccaactccagtccgtctGTCTAGTCAAAGCCTGGTTCGGTTGCTGAGGTGTGAACGCTAATCGAATTGTTGTTCGCAAAACCTCAGTCTGAGTCtggctgaagtgaactctggttcggtttgaatgcatatatGAACACCAAGTGGACctgagaccgctccaaaagcaggaagtggactacagcacagggcattctgggtgaatacaaccaaagctagcATGCTAGCCTAGAGCTAGCAgtagaaatggctcctggtcttcagccaaagactaaagagaaatcctccaacactaaaatctgacgcctccatcttgtttccatctggtgaagaaggaagttgctctcagtgtcttcagaggtttttgtgtcgtttccttcagtggttcttggtgcagcgcccccacaggccaggaggggaacaggttggtcaGAGGATTTGGTTGATTTGACTCAGAAAACCCCAGCAGATGGAAACGGAGCAAATGTGGACGTTTTGAACCAAGTGTACtgaactatcaggtgtgaaaacagccttaGAGTCAGACAATTTCTTACTCTTCACTTGACGTGGTTGAAGTTCCTGTCTTCTCCAGCAGGTGGCTCACAGCACCTGCGCAGATGGCGAGTACAACCTGCGCAGCCGGACCGTCCTCTGCGGCTCCTGTGGACTTCCGTCTGACAAATCCAGCACCTGCTCCGTGTCGTCTGCGTCCCGCTCGTTCCGCAGCGGAGGAATCTCTGAAGGATTGGTGCCGCAGTCGTACGTGTTCAGCAGCAGCACACCTCGCAAGGTAGACGTCCGTCCATCACTTCAATGTTCAGAGGTTTCTGGGCTTTGTTTGAGCCTCTGTTGAGGTCATTTTCATGACCTTTCAAACCCGTGTTTCCTTCCAGACTGGATCCAGGATGGAAAGCTGTCCGATCATGTGAACACGTCGACCAATGAAGAAGTTTATCTTTTATATGAGTATCGTTTAGAAATTATTagcttttagttttctttttatacttttaacatttttcaggtTGTattaattctgacttttataTTAATTTCCATTGTGCACCCATGCATGCTTAAAGATAAGACTTGACTTATgattaaaagtttagtttttcctttgagAAAAActaagagaaaatgtttttgtatgttttttatccttttatATTCAattctgtttcctgtctttTAGCTTCAGTTAAATCTGACTTGTGTCATTATCAATAACATTATTTTAGCTAAACTGGACTACATAActgcagaaaatgtattttcctgatataaataaaaaaatattttctaaaaatgtatttttgaaattttgttaATGTCTCTTTGTTAGCAGAccattaaaatgtgattttatataATGGGCTCCTCAAGACATTGACAAAATTCGTTTGAATCTATAAAAACAAGGTTCCtaggatatttaaaaaaaattaaatcacattttatttgtcaataaAGTGACTGGAATTTAACTttactttaatatttgtttcttttggctCAGATGCAGATAAGCAGCTAAatctttatctgttttttgtttaaatgaataatgcagaaatgattttattgtttgaccattaaagaaaaatactttaaaatgtccCATTTGAATAAGATTTGTATTGAAAGTTGTCCTAAAAAGCTTGAAACGGGAAGCAGCTCGCTTGTATATTATGTTTTCGCTGAtcgagcttttattttgaaatggcagcttttattttttggttttgtagtTCTGAACCCGGAAGTGTTCTGCTCGGTCAGAGCGCTGCGGCTAATCTTTAGTCCTGCTGATCTTCACCGGGCTGTAGGTTTGTccagagtttattttaaagtctgtgtaacttgtttgtaaaatgaaaaacatatttaatgatCGCAGATTGTTTCTGGTTATTTCATGTTTGACAAACTCACGAGAGCAGCGGAAGCTAACAGCTGTTAGCATCCGAAGATCAACAAACAGGAAACTAGAGTTTATAAAGACGGGAAGTGATAACAGAagttatgtgaaataaaatggacACAGTGcgttttaatgtataaaattattatatttgatATGAAGTTTATTCTCCtcattttttctccatttgtgaaTTTTTTAAACCCGGACTTTTATAGCAGCTGGACGTCATTATCATTTATTATCACTatcatttccaaaataaaatatttttattttcaaattactaagcgtgatttattttattacattaaacatatttttggatttacctaagcaaaaaaatacatcaggaatatttagaaatatcagtgtttttctgtttaaattgttttgaaatCTGTTGTTTATATTTAGCAAAGCAGAcaaagttttattaatatttctgttttagtaTTTCTAACACAACACgcctgtgtattttttttttaccttatcCTTATTAATGTATTAGGGTTTTATAGAATTAATTTTACCTTTTGAAGTTAATTGATCGTTTTCTGTAATTAAAAAGAAGGCAGAAACTGAATGGACATATTAGAAAATATAtccatttatttcttcatttttgtcaataagaattttttttgataaatcattttgttttgaaatgtgttgTATTTAGCAAATCCATTTGTCAAAAATGTGTTATTCAGcatttccttcatttatttatttttttgcttttatttagtttttatagaagtttgtttttatgttttagaatcacagtatatctatttttttatgtattttgggtGAATTAGAAAACTCTGAGCCAAACCCTGTGCATATGAGCGTTTGTAGATTTTTTCACATGGTTCCACAGTGGCTGCTTTCTGTcccagtgttttatttatttaaaataataaagcattaaTTCTGAATTTAGAGAGAAATGCTGGTATTTTATCAGTATTCACCAGCCTGTGTCTGTTTTCCTCCCAGGAATCCCTCTCTGGATGCTGAACGTCCGTGCTCTGCTGGGGATCGGCTTCCTGGTGACCTCGCGACCTTGTGCGGCCTCTCTGGCTCAGGCGGGGTCATGCTCTGTGTCCGCTGCAGCTGACCGCCACAGGAGCCACTGTTTGTCGGGCAGAGCGGTGTCTACGATGGCCCACGCCGTCAGACATCTCGGGTGAGTTCTCAGAGCGTGTGTGTGCTAAAGACCGGGTGTGTGAGGTGAATCTGAGCTCTGGACTCGCTGCAGGCAGGAGGAGGCCCAGAAGATCGACGAGGAGCTCTTCAGCGAGTACGGCTTCAGCGTGGATCAGCTGATGGAGCTGGCCGGACTCAGCTGCGCCACGGCCGTCACATGGGTCAGAACCATCACAGGAACACGCAGATCCGGGTTTTCAGCTGCTTCAGGCAGAAAGCGTCAggatttcagaataaaagccccTCATTTCCACCTGACTCCGCTCCCCCCTTCAGGAGGAATTTCAGGATGACGGCCATTTTACAAAATGGATGCCGTTTTGAGCCTTTTAAACTAATTGCTACCataaaatgtttcccattttCATGACTTGGATGaactttttgtcacatcatGTTTTCTACTTTGGTCGTTCAAACAACTTTAAAGTGACGATATGCAGCAGAATCAGAAACTTTGCAGTTAGAAAGTCTCAGACTGAGAGTCAGTCGTCTTATTGGTTAGCGtctaatttttattgtttagcaTCAGCTAATCCACTCATTTTTCTGTGTAGCATTAACATTTGCTAAATTTGTATGTCTAGCAGTTCAGCATTAGCCTCCACtagttttttttagcagtttatTGTTAACTCGTGCTaaatttttgtgtgttttgcgtttccattcatttttggttagcgttagcttctgctaatatattttttatatttagcgGTATAAAGTTAGTATTTGTGTGTAGCAGTAGCTTCTGGTAATTTTGAATGTATTTAGCaatttctgctaatttttatgtttagcagtTTAGGGTTagcttcattttttatgtttattggtGTAGTAATACCTTctacaaattgtttttgtttagctttagcttctgctaatattttttatgtttctaagtGGTTTAGCAGAGCTAAGCTAAGTTTGTTGAATTAGTCATTAGTGAACCTAAGCTGTTGGTTAGCTGTGGCTAATAACTACTGCTAATTTTAGTGTCAACATATATTCTCCATTATAaccatggcagccattttgaaaatgtccacTTGGAAGATCAAGAACATATATATGATTACTATGATTAAAAATTAATAGGTTATGATTTGACACGTAACACTTTCAtctgtttattgattttagtctaaaaataaattttccatgacaaccatcttgaaaaatccccaaaatgtcagtaaatatgatttttatgaGTTCAGTTATTTATGATTTGACACCAGAAGTATTcatctgaaatacatttttcaaatttagtgcaaaaataaatctttcttgAGGGCCTTCTTGAAAACTGGCTGCCATTTTGAATCTTTCTTTgctatggtttttattttttagggtCTTATGTTCGCATGTGAAGGATTTTGCTGAAGTATAACATTTTGTGCAGCTCCGTCAGCGTTCAGGGTCCAGTTCAGCTCTCTGTCTTGTCCCAGTTAGGATACTGGTTTAACTGGGTTTGACCCAGATCGACTGGAGTCCTGTTTGGGTTTGGTGCTTTTAAGGTTTCTGTGGTCATTTCTAGGTTCTGCAGAGACAGTTTTCTGCCTGACGAGCCGAGGTCGTTTGATCCGTGGAACGGACAGTGTCCTCCATTTTCTCTCAGGTTCTTGACCTTTGCCCCCCTGCAGGCGTACCCGCTGTCCTCTCTGGTCAAAGCCAGACCGTCTCTGCTGGTGATCTGTGGACCAGGAAACAACGGCGGCGACGGGCTGGTCTGCGCCCGACACCTCAAGCTGTTTGTGAGTCAATTTTCCTTCCATGCGTGTTTTTATGCAGATGATGTTTGGGTTTCCTGAGTCGTGTCGTGTCGCAGGGTTACGAGCCCACCGTCCTGTACCCGAAGCGGCCCAGCAAGCCGCTGTTCCAGGGTCTGACCACGCAGTGCGAGAAGATGGAGATCCCCTTCCTGACGGACATGCCTGAGGTTGGATCTTCATCGCTTCGGGCCGTCTGGTGCGGAGCGACGCGGATCTCTGACTCTGCTTTGTCTCTCAGGCGGAAGTGATCGATGAGGCGTACAACCTGGTGATCGACGCCATCTTTGGCTTCAGCTTTAAGGGCGCTGTGCGGGAACCATTCGGTTCCATCCTGGACGTTCTGAAGAAGACCACGGTTCCTGTCGCCAGCATCGACATCCCATCAGGTCGGGACTACAAACATGGCGTCAATCACAGCTACCTGATTGGTTGACGGAGAAACATAAAACTGCTTTATATTAGAAGTTacaaaaaagtggaaataagaGCTGAATGAAACATCTGAAGAGTTTGATTAGGTATTTACACCAGCTGTTCCAACTCCAGTCCCTCTGtgtagtcaaagtccagtccggttggtgaggtgtgaacgctaactgacctctgacctctggtcctccaaatcTCGATCTGGGTtgggttgaagtgaactctggttcggttttaatgtgaacgccaagcggaccggagaccgctccaaaagcaggaagtgaa from Xiphophorus couchianus chromosome 13, X_couchianus-1.0, whole genome shotgun sequence harbors:
- the LOC114155433 gene encoding lamin-A-like isoform X1 codes for the protein MATPKNTPRGGSTPLSPNRITRLQEKEDLSNLNDRLAVYIDKVRSLEAENAGLRLRITESETEVTRELTGLKAAYETELADARQTLDSVAKERARLQLELGKVREDHKELKARNTKKESELAAALQRLRDLEALLNSKDASLTTALGEKRSLDAENRDLKAQVAKLETSLGDAKKQLQDEMLRRVDGENRIQTLKEELDFQKNLYSEELRETKRRHESRVVELDNGRQQEFESKLAEALAEMRSQHELQIKLYKEEIEKTYNAKLESARQSADRSSHLVGAAHEELQQTRIRLESTSAQLSQLQKQLAAREAKLRELEDALSRERDTTRRLLGEKDREMAEMRQRMQQQLDEYQELLDVKLALDMEICAYRKLLEGEEERLRLSPSPPPTRVTGSRSSTSAAHSRSLHGSARSSPAKRRRHNDTDSEASSFAGSAVARTRITQQASASGRVTVDEVDLDGKYVRLSNKADEDQNLGNWQLKRQIGSNSPIIFKFPAKFTLKAGQRVTIWASSSGGVHNPPSDLLWKTQSSWGTGDQFQTTLISANGEEMAMRKVTRTQFEDEDEDMQVAHSTCADGEYNLRSRTVLCGSCGLPSDKSSTCSVSSASRSFRSGGISEGLVPQSYVFSSSTPRKTGSRMESCPIM
- the LOC114155433 gene encoding lamin-A-like isoform X2 yields the protein MATPKNTPRGGSTPLSPNRITRLQEKEDLSNLNDRLAVYIDKVRSLEAENAGLRLRITESETEVTRELTGLKAAYETELADARQTLDSVAKERARLQLELGKVREDHKELKARNTKKESELAAALQRLRDLEALLNSKDASLTTALGEKRSLDAENRDLKAQVAKLETSLGDAKKQLQDEMLRRVDGENRIQTLKEELDFQKNLYSEELRETKRRHESRVVELDNGRQQEFESKLAEALAEMRSQHELQIKLYKEEIEKTYNAKLESARQSADRSSHLVGAAHEELQQTRIRLESTSAQLSQLQKQLAAREAKLRELEDALSRERDTTRRLLGEKDREMAEMRQRMQQQLDEYQELLDVKLALDMEICAYRKLLEGEEERLRLSPSPPPTRVTGSRSSTSAAHSRSLHGSARSSPAKRRRHNDTDSEASSFAGSAVARTRITQQASASGRVTVDEVDLDGKYVRLSNKADEDQNLGNWQLKRQIGSNSPIIFKFPAKFTLKAGQRVTIWASSSGGVHNPPSDLLWKTQSSWGTGDQFQTTLISANGEEMAMRKVTRTQFEDEDEDMVAHSTCADGEYNLRSRTVLCGSCGLPSDKSSTCSVSSASRSFRSGGISEGLVPQSYVFSSSTPRKTGSRMESCPIM
- the naxe gene encoding NAD(P)H-hydrate epimerase, which codes for MLNVRALLGIGFLVTSRPCAASLAQAGSCSVSAAADRHRSHCLSGRAVSTMAHAVRHLGQEEAQKIDEELFSEYGFSVDQLMELAGLSCATAVTWAYPLSSLVKARPSLLVICGPGNNGGDGLVCARHLKLFGYEPTVLYPKRPSKPLFQGLTTQCEKMEIPFLTDMPEAEVIDEAYNLVIDAIFGFSFKGAVREPFGSILDVLKKTTVPVASIDIPSGWDVEQGSADGLQPDMLISLTAPKKSASLFRGRYHFLGGRFVPPALEKKYQLRLPPYPGTDCVLQL